The Medicago truncatula cultivar Jemalong A17 chromosome 7, MtrunA17r5.0-ANR, whole genome shotgun sequence genome includes the window ATatgtcccttaatttttatcaaGAAGTTAGGATCATCTGTGTGTGAATATTTCTTTCTTCACGTGGTTGGTTATGTACCCTTCTGACAAGTCCTTTGTCTGTTTCTCTGCACGGCTCCTGCAGTTCCTTTGACGTGTAGTACTTTTTCAATATACTGTTAAGCTGGAAAAATAAACTTCACATCTTGATTATAGTGACAGTTCAATGTTGCGAATTTGATGATTATTCTCAATTCAAATTGTTAGTATTTGAGAATGCTTTTTAGCATCAATATAGTGATCTCTACTTAACAACAATGTAGGGACGGacatatttatgttttattgaaTAATAACCGTACTATTGATGGTGGcaaatttttatcaatttgatGGAGGATTATTAGTTTCATGAATCTCCAATTTTGCGTGAATTGATCTCGCACCATTAACAACTGCAGCTTCCACTCTGCAATACAAACATAGTACTTTCCTAGATATTTTAACTGTTCCAATAGAATACTGGTAGGCCTAATAGAATTTTGTAGAGAACTAAaacaattttgtaatttgtttttgggCTTTTCTACATTAATTGTTGGGTTTTGTAAATACTACGTATATAGTTCACCAAATTGCAAGAGACTAGTTAGACAGAACACGACCTCTGGTTAAAAAGAAACTGCTTTTGATCATTTATGAGTAAAGGTGCAAAaaggatttattttttttaaaaatgattttatctttttgtttgAGAGAAACCATattatatcttaaattttaattttgctgactaatgaatttatttttagggttaatcGCTTTGATAATCTGAAATTCGGGTGGTAAATAAGTAAAGTCCGaccaatataaataatttttataaaggaaatgttaacaaatgtcTTTGACactagtttaaaaaataaatacgatatatatattttagaagagCATTGCTAAATATAGCGACACATTTTGTCCCGAATGCTTcaagatttttcatcaatcaatcataatctTGTATTGCCCGGAAAACATGGTGGGAAAATAGCAATAATCAATGCCAATCAAATTGATTTAAACCTTCGGGAAGGATTCGTGAGTAAATTATTCGGGAGAtatatcatttttcattttagaaCTTGTGTAACCAaagtcttaaaaatataaaaattgatatttgtttcaatgtaaatttttcttctttttattagtgaagtttttttttttttgtgtgtaacaAATGGGGTTGCAGATTAGGAAAATTGTTTTCCTTGATTTTAGAAATACGATTATGTCTCCTATTTTATGTGGTGGAGAACAAATTGAATGGAAATACAACAACAGACTTTGACAGGCATGGTCGCATGGCGtggaaaacaaaataataccatgatttttatttcatttcatccaaatatttgattaaatgaTTGGTTTGAGTCTGATGCATGGTGTCTGTGTCGTGGGCGTGGGTCTCCCATCATCCCTCGGGCAACCTAAACTTGCAAGGGTGAGAATCCAATGCTCCACCAAGGTTTCTAGCAGCAGACAACAATTGCTTGAAAGTGTAGACAAGGAGCTAACTAAAGGGGATGATAGAGCTGCTCTTGCACTTGTTAAGGATTTACAAGGCAAACCCAACGGGCTTCAGTGTTTCGGTGCGGCTAGACAGGTTGGTTAATTAAAGTGACACTAATGATCCTTGATGTTAGTCTTGAGTTATGAAGTTAGGAATATAAAGATTAGGGACTGTATTTGTAGCTTGTTTCATTTGTTGTGTGAATTACTGTGCAGGTTCCTCAAAGGCTTTATACATTGGATGAATTGAAGCTAAATGGAATAGAAGCTATGTCTCTTCTATCACCTGTGGATACAACTCTTGGTTCAATTGAGAGAAATTTGTTGATTGCTGCTATTGTTGGAGGGTTTGCTGCTTGGAATGTCTTTGGAATTTCCCAacaacaaatcttttatatatcTTTGGGATTGCTGTTTCTGTGGACTCTGGATTTGGTATTACTACTTGCACCTGGACTCAAATTTACTGCATTCATTCCACTATATGTTAAGgatttgtttggattgacttatttgagcataTCTATTGACATTAACACTTGTGAGACTTTTTGTGAGAGCTTATGGATGCAGCTTATCATATGTCTATTAgctgtttttagcttattttcataaccactgcttattaaaaaacttttagtttatatgaaaaaaaacttgactttattttatatgttggtatagaaatatcatataaatattcgCTTATCCAAACAGAATCTTTGCTGAACAAAAGCATTAGTTTACTTTTGTGATAACTATGATACTCTATTTGTCTATTTGGCTGAGCTTATTCTCTTATCCCATGCTTTTTCTACCCCTGACTCGTTGGAGTGTTGGTCATTTTAACCTCATCGAAAAATGctatttcaaatttgaatgttTCCAGTTAGAAtgaaacattttattttcaacatcCTTGTATGCTGATTTGTCcttataaaacaacatcataactaTGAAAATCTTGACCAAGTTTGTTTATCAATCATCGCTAGCTGCTACTCAAAGTCCCGTTACTTCTATGTTTGTCCGCTTACATGCTACTTCAGTAACTAGTGCATGGATATTTTTTATGCTCATCAAATTGATTGTTTTCAGGTCTCTTTTGGTGGAGGTCTTGGTAGCTTGGTTGTTGATACAATCGGTCACAAATTCAGTCAGAAATACCACAACAGGGTTATTCAAGTCAGATTCATTTTATTGTTAGTACTTACaatcattttatttcttatagCTTACATCATGAAGTAACTagaacaaaatttaattatgcAGCATGAAGCTGGCCATTTTTTAATTGCTTATCTGGTTGGAATACTTCCTAAAGGATATACACTTTCTAGTTTGGATGGTATGATGAAGGAGGGTTCTCTCAATATTCAAGCAGGCACAGCCTTTGTGGATTTTGAGTTTCTCGAAGAAGTTGGTTGCTTTATTTGTTCCGTATATTTAATGCActatttttactttcaaaggtactagaaagagagaaaaagtatcCACTAGGAATGTGTCCTTTGCATGAGTACCTGTCTTAGTAGTCTAAATTTGACCCTTGTCGCAATTTAGCAGCAAGACCTTGTCTTTTCGCGTCTATCAAGTAGACCATGAACCGGGGTTAGTTGAcaaatatatatgttgattgTTACCTTTGGTGTCATGCAGGTTAACTCGGGGAAAGTATCAGCTACAGTATGTTTCTGCCTTACAAACATCTAATTTTAATTGCTTTGTTTGCTTTAATCGATGTTGCGCAGATTATGAAGATAAGATTGATTATGTGACAAAACCTTGTTTTATGTTGTTAGACATTGAACAAATTTTCATGTATAGCCTTGGCCGGGGTATGCACCGAGTATCTTATATATGGATTTTCTGAAGGAGGTTTGGATGACATAAGAAAGGTAACTTGTTATTTTTTGTCATGAGAAAAGGAATGCTCGCATGGTATTGACATTAGTAATTGTAGTTTTCTTATTTGTGTATAGTTAGATTCTTTGCTCAACGGACTGGGCTTCACACAGAAGAAGGCGGATTCTCAAGTTAGATGGTCTGTGCTAAACACAGTCTTACTCCTGCGTCGGCATGAAGCAGCTCGGTCTAAGCTTGCCGAGGCCATGTCTATGGGAAGTTCTGTAGGATCCTGCATTGATATTATAGAGAATTCTATCAATGTTTCAGATCTATAACGGAAGTTGGATATACTGTACATGTTCCTGCATCCTGGCACATTGGTTCAAGTTTCGGAAAAAATTCCATTCGGTGTTACCCTGGTCAAATCT containing:
- the LOC11431321 gene encoding uncharacterized protein isoform X2, yielding MIGLSLMHGVCVVGVGLPSSLGQPKLARVRIQCSTKVSSSRQQLLESVDKELTKGDDRAALALVKDLQGKPNGLQCFGAARQVPQRLYTLDELKLNGIEAMSLLSPVDTTLGSIERNLLIAAIVGGFAAWNVFGISQQQIFYISLGLLFLWTLDLVSFGGGLGSLVVDTIGHKFSQKYHNRVIQHEAGHFLIAYLVGILPKGYTLSSLDGMMKEGSLNIQAGTAFVDFEFLEEVNSGKVSATTLNKFSCIALAGVCTEYLIYGFSEGGLDDIRKFSYLCIVRFFAQRTGLHTEEGGFSS
- the LOC11431321 gene encoding uncharacterized protein isoform X1, which codes for MIGLSLMHGVCVVGVGLPSSLGQPKLARVRIQCSTKVSSSRQQLLESVDKELTKGDDRAALALVKDLQGKPNGLQCFGAARQVPQRLYTLDELKLNGIEAMSLLSPVDTTLGSIERNLLIAAIVGGFAAWNVFGISQQQIFYISLGLLFLWTLDLVSFGGGLGSLVVDTIGHKFSQKYHNRVIQHEAGHFLIAYLVGILPKGYTLSSLDGMMKEGSLNIQAGTAFVDFEFLEEVNSGKVSATTLNKFSCIALAGVCTEYLIYGFSEGGLDDIRKLDSLLNGLGFTQKKADSQVRWSVLNTVLLLRRHEAARSKLAEAMSMGSSVGSCIDIIENSINVSDL